A stretch of the Planctomycetota bacterium genome encodes the following:
- the hemL gene encoding glutamate-1-semialdehyde 2,1-aminomutase produces MSIEKSQVAFAESSLVMPGGVSSPVRAFQGVGGTPVFVADGEGCRVTDVDGNRYIDYVMSYGPLIAGHANDRVMAAICKQAGHGTSFGMPTMAETTLCDTIASALPSVDMVRLVNSGTEAAMSAIRLARAATGRNKIVKCAGCYHGHVDGLLVEAGSGALTLGTPSSPGVPKSVAANTLTVPYNDLDAAAKVFELHGDDIACFAVEPIAGNMGLVPPAPGYLAGLRELCDKHGAMLLFDEVMTGFRVAWGGAQVRYNIRPDLSCFGKVIGGGLPLAAYAGPKHIMEQVSPAGPMYQAGTLSGNPLATAAGITTLEILQEPGAYDTLETRSAQLQNGLETAAKDAGVPVCVNRVGSMVGLYLVDAEGDTVENFADATATSADRFATFFHAMREAGVLLAPSRFEALFVSLAHDEEAIEQTVAASEIAFAAVKRTDI; encoded by the coding sequence ATGAGTATTGAGAAATCTCAGGTCGCCTTCGCCGAGTCCTCTTTGGTAATGCCCGGAGGCGTGTCGTCGCCGGTACGGGCTTTTCAAGGGGTCGGTGGGACGCCGGTGTTCGTTGCCGATGGTGAAGGGTGTCGCGTCACCGACGTCGATGGTAATCGCTATATCGACTACGTGATGAGCTACGGCCCGTTGATCGCCGGGCACGCCAACGACCGCGTCATGGCGGCGATCTGCAAGCAAGCCGGCCATGGCACGAGCTTTGGCATGCCGACCATGGCCGAGACGACGCTTTGCGACACCATCGCATCAGCCCTGCCGAGCGTCGACATGGTTCGGCTCGTCAACAGCGGCACCGAGGCGGCGATGAGCGCGATCCGGCTGGCCCGCGCCGCCACCGGACGCAACAAGATCGTCAAGTGCGCCGGCTGTTACCACGGCCACGTCGACGGGTTGCTCGTCGAAGCCGGCAGCGGTGCATTGACGCTCGGCACGCCGTCCTCGCCCGGCGTACCGAAGTCCGTCGCGGCCAACACGCTGACCGTTCCGTACAACGATCTCGACGCCGCGGCAAAAGTCTTTGAACTCCACGGAGACGATATCGCCTGCTTCGCCGTGGAGCCGATCGCGGGGAACATGGGATTGGTCCCGCCCGCGCCGGGTTACCTCGCCGGCTTGCGTGAACTCTGTGACAAGCACGGAGCGATGCTCCTCTTCGACGAAGTCATGACCGGGTTCCGCGTCGCCTGGGGCGGTGCGCAGGTGCGTTACAACATCCGCCCGGACCTTTCGTGCTTCGGCAAGGTCATCGGCGGTGGCCTGCCGCTTGCGGCGTATGCCGGCCCCAAACACATCATGGAGCAGGTCTCGCCCGCCGGTCCGATGTACCAGGCCGGCACACTCAGCGGCAACCCGCTCGCCACCGCCGCCGGCATCACGACGCTCGAGATCCTCCAGGAACCCGGCGCTTACGACACACTCGAAACGCGCAGTGCCCAGTTGCAAAACGGCTTGGAAACGGCCGCAAAAGACGCCGGCGTGCCGGTCTGCGTCAACCGCGTTGGCTCGATGGTCGGACTCTACCTCGTCGACGCCGAAGGCGACACGGTGGAGAACTTTGCCGACGCGACAGCAACGAGTGCCGACCGATTCGCGACGTTCTTCCACGCGATGCGCGAGGCCGGCGTGCTGCTTGCACCCTCACGATTCGAAGCGCTTTTCGTATCGCTGGCCCACGACGAGGAAGCGATCGAACAGACCGTTGCCGCCTCCGAGATCGCGTTCGCCGCGGTCAAACGCACCGACATTTGA
- a CDS encoding SpoIIE family protein phosphatase has product MRRLRHLLANVSIALSAPLLMAVPVLLAVVLLGGLSYLQGRRTVDELSSQIVDQVGGRIEGRLNDFLDIAANVNGLNTHLIATGRLNPNDLRGWADSFNSQLREVDGISSLCFGTPDGHTVWLIRYGDEYEFAIKDELTGPNIEEYPLSRSGEIMPKLSGSYAYDPTQRPWYQTGVANPDGAFTDVYSYVRANAADGEGGVLGLGFAQEVRDETGEFIGVMDTEVTLGDITTFLQSLRIAESGVAFVINHEGHLVGTSVNQATVDDQGNRIRGAQAQDPSVRVAAAALRGQVGDYATLSPDGTQLDIDVNGRRARVSAFPFRSDHELPWVIVTVVPDIDFMAGVYEARRWSLFAGIGATLAALLLGVIAARQLAHPIIKLAGHLKQMGTGDLDTRLRLDVASELRDVADEVNEMQDHLKDRLRLRSSLALAMEVQQSLLPNRPPSLPGLDIAGRSAYCDETGGDYFDFIDVLSTSDENQLVLALGDVMGHGVAAALLMTTARASLRSRARDSGSLADLLTHVNELLVPDTGGLRFMTMVLAVLDPTHRTMRWASAGHDAPMIYSPETDTFDEPEGGDVPLGVVGSVAYDEYAVGPLPPGAIILLGTDGIWETQNAQQELYGKDRLQNLIRAHRRGTADEIAGAIHEAVNKWAGDAAPHDDVTMVVVKLDEAEQLSRETDHAAALRVD; this is encoded by the coding sequence ATGCGTCGTCTGCGGCACCTCCTTGCCAACGTTTCGATCGCCCTGAGCGCGCCCTTGCTCATGGCCGTGCCGGTGTTGCTCGCGGTGGTGTTGCTCGGCGGCCTGTCGTATCTCCAGGGACGACGCACCGTCGATGAGCTTTCGAGCCAAATCGTTGACCAAGTCGGCGGCCGCATTGAGGGCCGGCTGAATGATTTCCTGGACATCGCCGCCAACGTCAACGGGCTCAACACCCACCTGATCGCGACCGGTCGGCTCAACCCGAACGACCTGCGTGGCTGGGCCGATTCCTTCAACTCCCAACTTCGCGAAGTCGACGGCATCTCGAGTCTCTGCTTCGGGACGCCCGACGGCCACACCGTTTGGCTCATCCGCTACGGCGACGAGTACGAGTTCGCGATCAAGGACGAACTCACCGGGCCGAACATCGAGGAGTACCCGCTCTCGCGCAGCGGGGAGATCATGCCCAAGCTGTCGGGCAGTTACGCCTATGACCCGACGCAGCGACCCTGGTATCAGACGGGCGTGGCCAATCCCGACGGGGCGTTCACCGACGTCTATTCCTACGTCCGCGCCAATGCCGCCGACGGGGAAGGTGGCGTGCTCGGGCTCGGCTTCGCCCAGGAAGTCCGCGACGAAACCGGCGAGTTCATCGGCGTCATGGACACCGAAGTCACGCTCGGCGACATCACCACCTTTCTGCAATCCCTGCGTATCGCCGAGTCGGGCGTGGCGTTCGTCATCAACCACGAGGGCCATCTCGTCGGCACCAGCGTCAATCAGGCGACCGTCGACGACCAGGGCAATCGCATCCGCGGCGCGCAGGCACAAGACCCCAGCGTCCGGGTCGCCGCCGCGGCGCTGCGTGGGCAGGTCGGCGACTACGCGACCCTCTCCCCGGACGGGACTCAACTGGATATCGATGTCAACGGCAGACGCGCCAGGGTCAGCGCGTTCCCGTTTCGTTCCGATCACGAGTTACCGTGGGTCATCGTCACCGTGGTGCCGGACATCGACTTCATGGCCGGCGTTTACGAAGCGCGGCGTTGGTCGTTGTTCGCCGGTATCGGGGCTACGCTCGCGGCCCTGCTACTCGGCGTGATTGCCGCCCGCCAGCTCGCCCACCCGATCATCAAACTCGCCGGCCACCTCAAGCAAATGGGCACCGGCGACCTCGACACCCGCCTGCGGCTCGATGTGGCTTCCGAACTCCGCGACGTCGCCGACGAGGTCAACGAGATGCAGGACCACCTCAAGGATCGCCTTCGGCTGCGATCGAGCTTGGCTTTGGCGATGGAGGTGCAGCAATCGCTTCTGCCCAACCGTCCGCCAAGCCTACCGGGCCTCGATATCGCGGGGCGCAGCGCTTACTGCGACGAAACCGGCGGCGACTACTTCGACTTCATCGACGTGTTGTCGACGAGCGACGAGAATCAACTCGTGCTCGCGTTGGGCGACGTGATGGGTCACGGCGTTGCGGCCGCGCTGCTCATGACCACCGCCCGCGCCTCACTGCGCAGCCGGGCACGCGACTCCGGCTCGCTCGCCGATCTGCTCACGCATGTCAACGAACTTCTGGTACCCGACACCGGCGGGCTGCGATTCATGACCATGGTTCTGGCAGTGCTCGACCCGACGCACCGAACGATGCGTTGGGCGAGCGCCGGGCATGACGCGCCCATGATCTACAGCCCGGAAACCGACACGTTCGACGAGCCCGAAGGCGGCGACGTTCCCCTCGGCGTGGTCGGCTCGGTCGCTTACGACGAGTACGCCGTCGGCCCGCTACCGCCCGGCGCGATCATCCTGCTCGGCACCGACGGCATCTGGGAAACCCAGAACGCGCAACAAGAACTCTACGGCAAGGACCGCCTGCAAAACCTCATCCGCGCCCACCGCCGCGGCACCGCCGACGAGATCGCCGGCGCCATCCATGAAGCCGTCAACAAATGGGCCGGCGACGCCGCTCCCCACGATGATGTCACAATGGTCGTCGTAAAGCTTGACGAAGCAGAGCAACTTTCACGTGAAACCGATCATGCAGCGGCACTGCGAGTGGATTAG
- the rsfS gene encoding ribosome silencing factor codes for MRSPEQLDQARAFAIAAARAMKDDRCSNVRVLDVVGLTSICDFIVLGTGTSERQMRTVVKSLFEVAEETGFDHMGGHRRDSAGQSSNWVALDFIDVVTHVFDPDAREFYDLDNLYGDAKDVAWEEIPSSSDG; via the coding sequence ATGCGCTCTCCTGAACAACTCGACCAAGCCCGCGCGTTCGCCATCGCCGCGGCCCGAGCGATGAAGGATGATCGCTGCTCCAACGTGCGTGTTCTCGATGTCGTCGGGCTGACGAGTATTTGTGACTTCATCGTGCTGGGTACCGGCACGAGCGAACGGCAGATGCGGACCGTGGTCAAGAGCCTGTTCGAGGTCGCCGAGGAAACGGGCTTCGACCACATGGGCGGACATCGCCGCGATTCGGCGGGCCAGTCCTCGAACTGGGTCGCGCTCGATTTCATCGACGTTGTCACCCACGTCTTCGACCCCGACGCCCGCGAGTTCTATGACCTCGACAATCTGTACGGCGACGCGAAAGACGTTGCGTGGGAAGAGATACCCAGCTCCAGCGACGGCTAA
- a CDS encoding sodium-translocating pyrophosphatase has product MSMFYVTLVLTSLAGAIALGFAFAKSRWISSQDQGNETMRSIAESIQEGALAFLKREYVVLGTFVAVVAVLLAIAYSVGDNGSPVIAVSFVVGAFCSALAGFFGMKVATLANVRTANAARTGMSGALQVAFSGGLVMGLCVVGLGILGLSILFLIYGAIYIGGEGAALQANVKVAISILSGFSLGASSIALFARVGGGIYTKAADVGADLAGKVYENIPEDDPRNPATIADNVGDNVGDVAGMGADLFESYVGSIIGTMVLGAAAIAGISATGQGSPIALVMLPLILAATGILVAIGGSFLVKVKEGGSPAKALNMGEFGAAGVMLALSALIIFLVVPSAGVEIDGKEFGWLGVFGAVVTGLIAGLLIGLVTEYYCSTKFNPTYTIAKQSLTGSATNIIAGLGIGMYSTGIPILILAGGLVLADQFAGLYGIAIAAVGLLSVMGIQLAVDAYGPISDNAGGIAEMAELPPEVRERTDELDAVGNTTAAIGKGFAIGSAALTSLALFAAYTQQANINMGLDITRPIIIAGVFVGAMLPYVFSAMAMAAVGRAAAAMITEVGRQFAEIPGLREGTAKPDAARCVDISTKAAIKEMVLPGVLAVATPVLVGLISAEMLGGLLAGVTVSGVLMALFQSNAGGAWDNAKKRIEGGIEIGGETYGKGSEAHKAAVTGDTVGDPLKDTSGPSINILMKLIAIVALVIAPLIALPTADAGVTVIDDDPTVAEVDQGPELVD; this is encoded by the coding sequence ATGTCCATGTTTTACGTCACGCTCGTACTCACCAGTCTCGCCGGCGCGATCGCGCTCGGCTTCGCGTTCGCCAAAAGTAGATGGATCAGCAGCCAGGACCAGGGCAACGAGACGATGCGCTCGATCGCCGAGTCCATCCAAGAGGGCGCGCTAGCGTTTCTCAAGCGCGAATACGTCGTGCTCGGCACCTTCGTCGCGGTCGTCGCGGTTCTGTTGGCCATCGCGTACAGCGTCGGTGACAACGGGTCGCCGGTCATCGCGGTATCGTTCGTCGTCGGTGCGTTCTGCTCGGCACTGGCGGGCTTCTTCGGGATGAAGGTCGCCACCCTCGCCAACGTTCGCACCGCCAACGCCGCCCGCACCGGCATGTCCGGCGCGTTGCAGGTCGCGTTTTCCGGTGGGCTGGTCATGGGCCTGTGCGTGGTCGGGCTCGGTATCCTCGGCCTGTCGATCCTGTTCCTGATCTACGGCGCGATCTACATCGGCGGCGAAGGGGCCGCGTTGCAGGCCAACGTCAAGGTCGCCATCTCCATCCTCTCGGGCTTCTCGCTCGGTGCGTCGAGCATCGCGCTCTTTGCCCGTGTCGGCGGCGGCATCTACACCAAAGCCGCTGACGTCGGCGCGGACCTCGCTGGCAAGGTCTACGAAAACATTCCCGAGGACGACCCGCGTAACCCCGCCACCATCGCCGACAACGTCGGCGACAACGTCGGCGACGTGGCCGGCATGGGTGCGGACCTTTTCGAGTCGTACGTCGGCTCGATCATCGGCACGATGGTGCTCGGTGCGGCCGCGATCGCCGGCATCAGTGCGACCGGCCAGGGCTCGCCGATCGCGCTGGTCATGTTGCCGCTCATCCTCGCCGCGACGGGCATCCTCGTCGCCATCGGCGGCTCGTTTCTCGTCAAGGTCAAGGAAGGCGGCTCCCCCGCCAAGGCCCTCAACATGGGCGAGTTCGGTGCGGCCGGCGTCATGCTCGCACTCTCCGCACTCATCATCTTCCTCGTCGTCCCATCCGCCGGCGTCGAGATCGACGGCAAGGAGTTCGGCTGGCTCGGCGTGTTCGGTGCGGTCGTCACAGGGCTCATCGCGGGCCTGCTCATCGGACTCGTCACGGAGTACTACTGCTCGACCAAGTTCAACCCGACCTACACCATCGCCAAGCAGTCGCTCACCGGCAGCGCGACCAACATCATCGCCGGCCTGGGCATCGGCATGTACTCGACCGGCATCCCGATCCTGATCCTCGCCGGCGGGCTTGTGCTTGCCGATCAATTTGCCGGGCTCTACGGCATCGCGATCGCCGCCGTGGGTCTTCTCTCGGTCATGGGCATTCAGCTCGCGGTCGATGCGTACGGGCCGATCTCCGACAACGCGGGCGGTATCGCCGAGATGGCCGAGCTGCCCCCCGAAGTGCGTGAACGGACCGACGAACTCGACGCGGTCGGCAACACCACCGCCGCCATCGGTAAAGGCTTCGCGATCGGTTCGGCGGCGCTCACGTCGCTCGCCCTCTTCGCCGCCTACACCCAACAGGCGAACATCAACATGGGCCTGGACATCACGCGGCCGATCATCATCGCAGGCGTGTTCGTCGGCGCGATGTTGCCGTATGTGTTCAGCGCGATGGCGATGGCCGCGGTCGGTCGCGCCGCGGCGGCGATGATTACCGAGGTCGGCCGGCAGTTCGCCGAGATCCCCGGCCTGCGCGAAGGCACCGCCAAACCCGACGCCGCCCGCTGCGTCGACATCTCGACCAAAGCGGCGATCAAGGAGATGGTGCTCCCCGGCGTCCTTGCCGTGGCAACGCCAGTGCTGGTGGGTCTGATCAGTGCCGAGATGCTCGGCGGACTGCTCGCGGGCGTCACCGTCTCGGGCGTGCTCATGGCCCTGTTCCAATCCAACGCGGGCGGCGCTTGGGACAACGCCAAGAAGCGTATCGAGGGCGGCATCGAGATCGGCGGCGAGACCTACGGCAAGGGCTCGGAAGCTCACAAGGCCGCCGTCACCGGTGACACCGTCGGCGACCCGCTCAAGGACACGTCCGGCCCGAGCATCAACATCCTCATGAAGCTCATCGCGATCGTCGCACTCGTCATCGCCCCGCTCATCGCGCTGCCCACCGCCGATGCCGGCGTCACGGTAATCGACGACGATCCCACGGTCGCCGAAGTCGACCAAGGGCCTGAGCTGGTCGATTGA
- a CDS encoding ABC transporter permease yields MVPPLLALSFLPPIVGDHLAWWVGGLIVVLGLGVYGFRDLKRFSLRCVFAVADVAFKESIRRKVLWITPVAMLSILGLSLIIQAVDPADAIRQLNKFCYFATGVTVMLTAIVLSCTNLPRDMESKVIFTVVTKPATRLEILLGKIVGFSLTTAAMLLIMLAFTLAFVSISSGLYQRSIAAEIEAGPDVARQAVLEHYASVGLLASRSLAVPEDLQFYAQVPPLDASAPRAMRGGESDAIVPFIYDPADWTPPDAPDSEPGSTGVFVGLRAGWESIVGDVETAPSLTVSFLDADGFTLIAPNRLTRNGRVQLADARGQERVFHRLSADDIAKLVALPAGMPFFAKIDGGGGYRIVLPPDALQFFIPQAGEVPEGQDLDAHLVRSENEQPSPNLEQFRPLGPLVRGRPGRLGQQLVATDAGEFVAVFRFQNVDEPTLIDGGLPIEMRAGVQRSGEVQESSALTVMAARFRNRDTGFVSEPILVYPETNQPLFFSAPGEAVAGGQFDLILENRTPGNIVEFGDFSVAAITDRQPYLFNLFKGFVALWLMSILVTTVGVFASTFVSWPIAIVVSLCVLLSRWAVDQLGDIMQPGFGQKVAGDLFSDGAGAEAAVAENAAEWLNRLTVGFASLLPDLSKFDAATWIEAGQSVPLSVLSESMLVVLVFALPLLVVAYVRLRTKEVAV; encoded by the coding sequence ATGGTTCCCCCCCTGTTGGCATTGAGCTTCCTGCCGCCGATCGTCGGCGATCACCTCGCGTGGTGGGTCGGCGGGCTGATCGTCGTGCTCGGGCTGGGCGTCTACGGCTTTCGCGATCTGAAGCGGTTCTCGTTGCGGTGCGTTTTCGCCGTGGCGGACGTGGCATTCAAGGAATCGATCCGCCGCAAGGTGCTGTGGATCACGCCGGTCGCGATGCTCAGCATCCTCGGACTCTCGCTCATCATCCAGGCCGTCGACCCGGCCGACGCGATCCGCCAACTCAACAAGTTCTGCTACTTCGCCACCGGCGTCACCGTCATGCTCACCGCGATCGTGCTCAGCTGCACGAACCTGCCCCGCGACATGGAGAGCAAGGTCATCTTCACCGTCGTGACCAAACCCGCGACGCGGCTGGAGATTCTGCTCGGCAAAATCGTCGGCTTCAGCCTAACGACCGCGGCGATGTTGCTGATCATGCTCGCGTTCACGCTGGCGTTCGTGTCGATCTCCAGCGGGCTGTATCAACGGTCGATCGCGGCCGAGATCGAAGCCGGCCCGGACGTTGCCCGGCAGGCGGTGCTGGAGCACTACGCGAGTGTCGGGCTGTTGGCGTCACGGTCGCTGGCCGTGCCGGAGGACTTGCAGTTTTACGCGCAGGTGCCGCCACTCGATGCGTCGGCACCCCGGGCGATGCGTGGCGGCGAGAGCGACGCGATCGTGCCTTTCATCTATGACCCCGCCGACTGGACGCCGCCCGACGCGCCGGACTCCGAGCCCGGTTCGACCGGCGTGTTCGTGGGACTTCGTGCCGGGTGGGAGTCGATCGTCGGGGACGTGGAAACCGCCCCTTCCCTGACGGTGTCCTTCCTCGACGCCGACGGGTTCACACTCATCGCTCCAAATCGCCTGACGCGCAACGGCCGGGTCCAACTCGCCGATGCCCGGGGGCAGGAACGGGTGTTCCACCGCCTCTCGGCCGACGACATCGCCAAGCTGGTTGCATTGCCAGCGGGCATGCCGTTCTTCGCGAAGATCGACGGCGGCGGGGGCTACCGGATCGTGCTGCCGCCCGACGCGTTGCAGTTCTTCATTCCGCAAGCCGGCGAAGTCCCGGAGGGCCAGGACCTCGACGCTCACTTGGTCCGTTCGGAAAACGAACAACCCAGCCCGAACCTTGAGCAGTTTCGCCCGCTGGGGCCGCTGGTCCGCGGCCGGCCCGGCCGACTCGGGCAGCAGCTCGTGGCGACCGACGCCGGCGAGTTCGTTGCCGTGTTCCGGTTTCAGAACGTCGACGAGCCGACCCTGATCGACGGTGGCTTGCCGATCGAAATGCGTGCCGGCGTTCAACGCAGCGGCGAGGTTCAGGAATCGTCAGCCTTGACCGTGATGGCCGCCCGGTTTCGCAACCGCGATACCGGCTTCGTCAGCGAGCCGATTCTCGTTTACCCCGAGACCAACCAACCACTCTTCTTCTCGGCACCCGGCGAAGCTGTTGCCGGCGGACAGTTCGATCTGATTCTCGAGAACCGCACGCCGGGCAACATCGTCGAGTTCGGCGACTTCTCCGTGGCCGCCATCACGGATCGACAGCCGTACTTGTTCAACCTTTTCAAGGGCTTCGTCGCGCTCTGGCTGATGAGCATCCTCGTCACGACGGTCGGGGTGTTTGCGAGCACGTTCGTGAGCTGGCCGATCGCGATCGTGGTGTCGTTGTGCGTGTTGCTGAGCCGGTGGGCGGTCGATCAACTCGGCGACATCATGCAGCCTGGCTTCGGTCAGAAGGTCGCCGGCGATCTGTTCTCCGACGGCGCCGGTGCCGAAGCGGCCGTCGCCGAGAACGCGGCGGAGTGGCTCAACCGACTGACCGTCGGCTTCGCGTCACTACTGCCGGACTTGAGCAAGTTTGACGCGGCGACGTGGATCGAGGCAGGCCAGTCGGTTCCGCTTTCCGTCCTGAGCGAGTCGATGCTGGTCGTGCTGGTGTTCGCGTTGCCGTTGTTGGTGGTCGCGTATGTTCGGCTGCGGACCAAGGAGGTCGCGGTATGA
- a CDS encoding YceI family protein, producing MTLLSRTFVIASISTCLLFVAAAAQQARSYVIDPVHSAVVFKIEWGGLSPFYGTFDSMSGSVQYAGTPESLVVEMTLPVASIDSANEQRDQHLKSADYFNAREFPEITFVSTGVTANDDGTHTLAGDLTLLGVTKPIEATIHSLKAGPRRGGDGVGGDITFTINRSEFGMTEGIEAGALGDEVTIMVGLQSVAQ from the coding sequence ATGACGCTTCTATCCCGCACTTTCGTGATCGCTTCGATTTCCACCTGCCTGCTCTTCGTCGCCGCGGCGGCGCAGCAAGCGCGGTCCTACGTCATCGACCCGGTCCACTCGGCGGTCGTGTTCAAGATTGAGTGGGGCGGTCTTTCGCCATTCTACGGCACCTTCGACAGCATGTCCGGCAGTGTTCAGTACGCCGGCACGCCCGAGTCGCTCGTGGTCGAGATGACCCTGCCGGTGGCGAGCATCGACAGCGCCAACGAGCAACGCGACCAGCACCTCAAGAGCGCCGACTACTTCAACGCCCGCGAGTTCCCGGAGATCACCTTCGTCTCCACCGGCGTGACCGCCAACGACGACGGCACCCACACCCTCGCCGGTGACCTCACCTTGCTGGGCGTGACCAAGCCGATCGAGGCGACCATCCACTCGCTCAAGGCCGGCCCGCGGCGCGGCGGTGACGGCGTCGGCGGCGACATCACCTTCACCATCAACCGCTCCGAGTTCGGCATGACCGAGGGCATCGAAGCCGGCGCCCTCGGCGACGAAGTCACCATCATGGTCGGTCTCCAGAGCGTGGCTCAATAA